A region from the Medicago truncatula cultivar Jemalong A17 chromosome 6, MtrunA17r5.0-ANR, whole genome shotgun sequence genome encodes:
- the LOC120580900 gene encoding methyl-CpG-binding domain-containing protein 4 encodes MADSKTLTSSSKRPVISQNDIYVAQCKLCMKFREIDTQEEFEEILHKIKQEPFDCSKKDNCRCDDPADIEYDSTRTWVKYKPNIPKTPKGFKRISVLRDDYSKLDSYYITPTGKQLRSRNEIAAYLKDHPQPNGVSALDFDFSSPKVMQDTIPDIIVKQKDSANKKVKIAKDEV; translated from the exons atGGCAGACTCCAAAACTCTAACTTCGTCTAGCAAG AGACCAGTGATATCCCAGAATGATATATATGTGGCACAATGCAAACTTTGCATGAAATTTAGAGAGATTGATACGCAGGAGGAGTTTGAGGAGATCCTTCATAAAATCAAACAAGAGCCTTTTGATTGTAGCAAAAAGGATAATTGTAGGTGTGATGATCCTGCTGATATAGAATATGATTCTACGCGGACATGGGTCAAATACAAGCCTAACATTCCAAAGACTCCAAAAGGATTCAAGAGAATCTCAGTGCTTAGAGATGATTACTCTAAATTGGACTCCTACTACATAACACCTACAGGTAAACAACTGAGATCTCGCAATGAGATAGCAGCATATCTTAAAGATCATCCACAGCCCAATGGTGTATCTGctttggattttgatttttcatccccaaAGGTCATGCAAGACACCATTCCAGATATTATTGTGAAACAGAAGGATTCTGCGAACAAAAAAGTTAAGATAGctaaagatgaagtttga
- the LOC120575891 gene encoding methyl-CpG-binding domain-containing protein 4 yields the protein MADSKTLTSSSKRPVISQNDIYVAQCKLCMKFREIDTQEEFEEILHKIKQEPFDCSKKDNCRCDDPADIKYDSTRTWVKYKPNIPKTPKGFKRISVLRDDYSKLDSYYITPTGKQLRSRNEIAAYLIDHPQPNGVSALDFDFSSPKVMQDTIPDIIVKQKDSANKKVKIAKDEV from the exons atGGCAGACTCCAAAACTCTAACTTCGTCTAGCAAG AGACCAGTGATATCCCAGAATGATATATATGTGGCACAATGCAAACTTTGCATGAAATTTAGAGAGATTGATACGCAGGAGGAGTTTGAGGAGATCCTTCATAAAATCAAACAAGAGCCTTTTGATTGTAGCAAAAAGGATAATTGTAGGTGTGATGATCCTGCTGATATAAAATATGATTCTACGCGGACATGGGTCAAATACAAGCCTAACATTCCAAAGACTCCAAAAGGATTCAAGAGAATCTCAGTGCTTAGAGATGATTACTCTAAATTGGACTCCTACTACATAACACCTACAGGTAAACAACTGAGATCTCGCAATGAGATAGCAGCATATCTTATAGATCATCCACAACCCAATGGTGTATCTGctttggattttgatttttcatccccaaAGGTCATGCAAGACACCATTCCAGATATTATTGTGAAACAGAAGGATTCTGCGAACAAAAAAGTTAAGATAGctaaagatgaagtttga